A window from Thermodesulfobacteriota bacterium encodes these proteins:
- a CDS encoding DUF1926 domain-containing protein, whose translation MEFIFCLHLHQPVGNIEDILEKAYAHAYGPFLDVFEEFANIKLNLHISGYLLEWLIDRKPSYIERLKRLVKLNRVEILTGGMYEPILTMIPWRDGIGQIRMHKKLIKDVFDYDPKGMWVAERVYEPHLPLILAKAKVSYIVLDDHHFTAIGFTERELYGYYLTEFENYRIGVFAGLQYLRYAIPFKQVNEIDSYFRHVQKNAGNLLVFADDGEKFGLWPGTFDHVYKNGWIRSFFTYLSDNREWIKTTTFGEFIKNHKPSGVAYLNCNSYREMDEWCLPSKMVNDYNDLFNTSKPNLRQFIEGGYFKHFLVKYEESNDMHKKMLYVSKNQKNNKEVKRALYKAQCNDAYWHGVFGGLYLPHLRSTVYRNLIEAEILAEAKKDFPEAYLEDVNLDGFEEVILNTKNVKAYFLLREGGVLYELDYKPKKVNLVATLRRRYEAYHEKLKQAIPAEKTDGTKTIHELLLIKEVGLENLLHYDWYRRACLVDHVLGKDVSFLSFYRCEYCEPGDFVKEPYEAKIDKTEGELILTLRRDGHFWKGHAGIPLSIIKRVKFPLYQDKFIVTYEILGEVKEAFILGVEFNFSFLGSGGERYIELNKKRFPLTKMGAIEPSSIARFFDPYQEVEIFMRMEKPQEIWTHPVEVVSLSEEGFERNYQSTMFMPLWHVDLKEGVAGFQIELEINGLSHNNHV comes from the coding sequence ATGGAATTTATCTTCTGTCTCCACCTCCACCAGCCCGTCGGAAACATCGAAGATATACTCGAGAAAGCCTATGCTCATGCTTATGGTCCTTTTCTTGATGTTTTTGAGGAATTTGCCAACATAAAACTTAATCTTCACATCTCAGGGTATTTGCTGGAATGGCTTATAGATAGGAAGCCAAGTTACATCGAAAGACTTAAGAGACTCGTAAAGTTAAATAGAGTGGAGATTCTAACTGGGGGAATGTACGAACCTATTTTAACTATGATTCCTTGGCGGGACGGTATCGGACAGATAAGGATGCATAAAAAGCTCATAAAAGATGTCTTCGACTACGATCCTAAAGGGATGTGGGTTGCCGAACGGGTTTACGAACCGCACCTTCCTCTCATTCTTGCAAAGGCTAAAGTGTCCTACATAGTCCTCGATGATCACCATTTTACCGCCATAGGGTTTACGGAGCGAGAACTTTACGGATATTATCTCACTGAGTTTGAAAACTATAGGATAGGCGTATTTGCGGGTCTCCAGTACTTAAGATACGCCATCCCTTTCAAGCAAGTGAACGAAATCGATAGTTACTTTCGACATGTTCAGAAAAACGCAGGAAATCTCTTAGTCTTTGCAGATGACGGAGAAAAGTTCGGACTTTGGCCCGGTACTTTCGATCACGTGTACAAAAATGGATGGATAAGGAGTTTTTTTACTTACCTCAGCGACAATAGAGAATGGATCAAAACCACAACATTCGGAGAATTCATTAAAAATCATAAACCTTCGGGGGTCGCGTATCTTAACTGTAATTCTTACAGGGAGATGGACGAGTGGTGTCTTCCGTCAAAAATGGTGAACGATTATAACGACTTATTCAACACTTCGAAACCTAATTTGCGACAATTCATAGAAGGGGGGTATTTCAAACACTTCCTTGTCAAGTATGAAGAAAGTAATGATATGCATAAAAAGATGCTTTATGTTTCAAAAAACCAGAAGAATAACAAAGAAGTAAAGAGGGCCCTTTATAAGGCACAGTGCAACGACGCTTACTGGCATGGGGTTTTTGGGGGGCTATACCTTCCACATCTACGCTCCACGGTATACCGAAACCTTATCGAAGCCGAAATATTAGCCGAGGCCAAAAAGGATTTTCCCGAGGCTTATTTAGAGGATGTAAATCTTGACGGGTTTGAGGAAGTTATCCTCAATACGAAAAATGTCAAAGCTTACTTTCTTCTCAGGGAAGGAGGGGTTCTTTACGAATTAGACTATAAGCCTAAGAAGGTCAATTTAGTTGCTACTTTGAGGAGAAGATACGAGGCTTATCATGAGAAGTTAAAGCAGGCAATACCTGCCGAAAAGACAGATGGTACCAAAACTATCCATGAGCTTCTGCTTATTAAGGAGGTGGGACTAGAAAATCTTCTCCATTATGACTGGTATAGAAGGGCATGTCTTGTCGACCACGTACTTGGCAAAGATGTCAGTTTTCTAAGTTTTTATAGATGTGAGTATTGCGAGCCAGGAGATTTTGTGAAGGAGCCTTATGAGGCAAAAATAGATAAGACAGAAGGTGAGTTGATTCTCACTCTCAGAAGAGATGGACATTTCTGGAAAGGGCACGCTGGTATCCCTCTTAGTATCATAAAGAGAGTAAAATTTCCTTTGTATCAGGATAAGTTCATCGTGACTTATGAAATATTAGGTGAAGTGAAAGAGGCTTTCATTTTGGGGGTCGAATTCAACTTTTCCTTTCTGGGTTCGGGTGGAGAGAGATATATTGAATTGAACAAAAAGAGATTTCCCCTCACAAAGATGGGCGCAATTGAGCCATCGAGTATAGCGCGCTTCTTCGATCCGTACCAAGAGGTAGAAATATTCATGAGGATGGAAAAACCGCAAGAGATTTGGACTCATCCTGTGGAAGTAGTTTCCCTCTCTGAGGAAGGCTTTGAAAGAAACTATCAGTCAACCATGTTTATGCCTCTTTGGCATGTGGATTTAAAAGAGGGTGTTGCGGGGTTCCAAATCGAACTCGAGATAAATGGTCTCAGCCATAATAACCACGTATAA
- a CDS encoding glycosyltransferase family 2 protein, translating into MVSAIITTYNRRDFVKEAIESVLNQDHRPEEIIVVDDGSDDGTEEEVKKYPVKYVWKENGGVSSARNLGIKISNGEYIAFLDSDDLWLKKKVSTQVHLMESLGYHVSYTDEIWIRNGRRVNPKKKHKKYSGFIYDKCLPLCIISPSSVMIKRQVFEKVGLFDESLPVCEDYDMWLRITALYPVLFIEKPLIVKRGGHEDQLSKKYEAIDRMRIKALLKIFDTGVLTPQMKKITLEEIQRKSLIVANGAKKRNKLEEAEYYYRLAEYSAQALKEIECAQQESNLQPLDS; encoded by the coding sequence ATGGTCTCAGCCATAATAACCACGTATAACAGGCGGGATTTCGTAAAAGAGGCAATCGAATCTGTCTTGAATCAGGATCACAGGCCCGAAGAGATAATAGTTGTCGATGACGGATCCGACGACGGGACCGAAGAAGAAGTGAAGAAGTATCCCGTCAAGTACGTATGGAAGGAAAATGGAGGGGTAAGTTCTGCTCGAAATTTGGGCATAAAGATATCAAACGGTGAATATATTGCATTTTTAGACTCCGATGATCTCTGGCTCAAAAAAAAGGTATCGACACAGGTTCACCTTATGGAGAGTTTGGGATACCACGTATCCTACACCGATGAAATATGGATAAGGAACGGAAGAAGGGTCAATCCCAAAAAAAAGCACAAAAAATACTCCGGATTTATATACGATAAATGCCTTCCCCTCTGCATCATAAGCCCTTCGTCAGTCATGATAAAAAGGCAAGTTTTCGAAAAAGTTGGCCTATTCGATGAATCGCTTCCCGTGTGTGAGGATTACGATATGTGGCTTAGAATTACTGCCCTCTATCCTGTCCTTTTCATTGAAAAACCCTTAATCGTGAAAAGGGGAGGCCATGAGGATCAACTGTCTAAAAAGTACGAGGCGATAGACCGTATGAGGATCAAAGCCCTTCTCAAAATTTTTGACACAGGAGTTTTAACTCCCCAGATGAAAAAGATCACGCTCGAAGAGATTCAACGAAAATCCCTTATTGTGGCAAACGGAGCAAAAAAAAGGAATAAGTTGGAGGAAGCAGAGTACTACTATAGACTTGCCGAGTACTCGGCCCAGGCTTTAAAAGAAATTGAGTGCGCCCAGCAGGAGTCGAACCTGCAACCTTTGGATTCGTAG
- a CDS encoding nickel-dependent hydrogenase large subunit, translating into MGQKIKIDPVTRIEGHMAIEVEIEGGKVKEAISSGTMARGFEALLIGRDPRDASYVTSRFCGVCFSVHQLCSARAQDMAFGAKVPWGGELIRNLVMGAEYIYDHPLHFYQLSALDFIDIMAVANYKGKDKDLLAVKEKILHLVKVKDTYPFTPRYKPDEYCVRDPDIVIHAIKHYIDALKMHAKARNMGAIWGGRTPHYMNIIVGGVTSYPDVNQVLRFRSMLDEQKKFIEEVYIPDVIAFAEGPLFPLAKAGVGGGHRNYLACGDFPLDPERKKLVFPGGVIVNFDPKNFKVLPFDQAKITESVKAAWYKERDPVHPYDGEQVFHLEKKGAYTFIKAPRYDGMAFEVGPLARMLIAKNKKVFDFINKGAKPGVVLRHYARAIETKLIVDACYNWLDQLLVEMTKPGFKIHDTDHFEPPKEGMGYGFLEAPRGMLGHWIRIKDKKIQNYQAVVPSTWNISPRDEKGIRGQCEQALIGVPVPDPKNPINVVRVIRSFDPCIACAVHIVNGNFSLERFIIA; encoded by the coding sequence ATGGGACAGAAGATTAAGATAGATCCGGTAACGAGAATAGAAGGACATATGGCAATTGAAGTGGAGATCGAAGGTGGAAAGGTAAAAGAGGCTATAAGCAGTGGTACGATGGCCAGGGGTTTTGAAGCCTTACTTATTGGTCGTGATCCTAGGGATGCATCTTACGTGACAAGCCGGTTTTGTGGGGTTTGCTTTAGCGTTCATCAGCTTTGCTCCGCAAGGGCACAGGATATGGCCTTCGGTGCAAAGGTTCCATGGGGAGGGGAACTCATAAGGAACCTCGTTATGGGAGCAGAATACATATACGACCATCCGCTTCATTTTTATCAGCTTTCGGCCCTCGACTTCATAGATATAATGGCTGTGGCCAACTACAAAGGGAAAGACAAGGATCTTCTCGCAGTAAAAGAAAAGATCCTCCACCTTGTGAAGGTGAAGGATACGTATCCTTTTACTCCGAGATACAAGCCCGACGAGTACTGTGTTAGGGATCCTGATATTGTCATACACGCAATTAAGCACTACATAGACGCTCTTAAGATGCATGCCAAGGCGCGAAATATGGGTGCCATTTGGGGAGGTAGAACACCCCACTATATGAACATCATAGTCGGGGGTGTCACATCCTATCCTGATGTGAATCAGGTATTAAGATTCAGGTCCATGCTCGATGAGCAAAAGAAATTCATAGAGGAAGTCTATATACCTGATGTGATTGCCTTTGCGGAAGGACCGTTGTTTCCGCTTGCAAAGGCAGGGGTTGGTGGTGGACATAGAAACTATCTTGCCTGCGGTGATTTTCCGCTTGATCCGGAACGGAAAAAACTTGTATTCCCAGGGGGGGTCATAGTCAATTTCGATCCGAAGAACTTTAAAGTTTTACCTTTCGACCAGGCAAAGATAACAGAGTCAGTAAAGGCTGCCTGGTACAAAGAGAGGGATCCAGTCCATCCGTACGATGGTGAACAGGTCTTCCATCTCGAAAAGAAGGGAGCTTACACTTTCATCAAAGCGCCTAGATACGACGGTATGGCATTTGAAGTCGGGCCTCTTGCGAGAATGCTTATTGCGAAGAACAAGAAGGTCTTCGATTTTATAAATAAGGGCGCAAAACCGGGAGTGGTTCTGAGGCATTACGCTCGAGCCATTGAAACTAAGTTAATTGTGGATGCGTGTTACAATTGGCTCGACCAGCTTCTCGTAGAGATGACAAAACCTGGTTTCAAGATTCATGATACGGATCACTTTGAACCTCCCAAAGAAGGGATGGGGTATGGATTCCTTGAGGCACCGAGAGGGATGCTGGGTCACTGGATAAGGATAAAAGACAAAAAGATACAGAATTACCAAGCTGTTGTTCCCTCAACATGGAATATATCACCTAGAGACGAGAAAGGTATAAGAGGGCAGTGTGAGCAGGCCCTAATAGGTGTTCCTGTTCCCGATCCCAAAAATCCGATAAACGTGGTACGGGTTATACGTTCGTTCGATCCTTGTATCGCCTGTGCTGTCCACATAGTCAACGGCAATTTCTCACTCGAAAGGTTCATTATCGCTTAA
- a CDS encoding hydrogenase small subunit → MRDFEKELELYGVTRRDFLKYCAVLAASLGLSQYDVRRRLAYALESKKPPVIWLEGQDCAGCTISFTGLTDPPVASILLDKISLRYHETIMAAAGQMAEDVLHETAKKGGHVLIVEGSIPEADDRFCYVGGKSFKKIVEECAEKAVAIIATGACAAYGGIPKDTPSKGVGVGKIVKGKTVINLPTCPVHPDHLLGTVVYFLTTGKVPELDEIGRPKIYFGQSIHDNCRRRAHFDAGRFLTDWNDPNQKEYCLIERGCKGPAAKSDCAIRRWNDGINFCIDCGAPCVGCSEPGFYSEMSPIYTAESETSRKIYAMKEKGLL, encoded by the coding sequence ATGAGGGATTTCGAAAAGGAGCTCGAACTATACGGGGTTACGCGCAGGGATTTCTTAAAGTACTGTGCAGTGCTTGCCGCTTCATTGGGCCTTTCTCAGTACGATGTGAGGCGTCGTCTGGCATATGCCCTTGAGTCGAAAAAACCTCCAGTAATATGGCTTGAAGGACAGGACTGTGCCGGCTGTACGATATCGTTTACGGGGCTTACTGACCCACCGGTTGCATCTATACTTCTTGACAAAATATCGCTCAGATACCACGAGACGATCATGGCCGCTGCTGGTCAGATGGCAGAAGATGTCTTACATGAGACTGCAAAGAAGGGAGGACATGTACTAATAGTCGAAGGGTCCATCCCGGAGGCGGATGATCGGTTCTGCTACGTAGGGGGCAAATCCTTTAAAAAGATAGTTGAAGAATGTGCGGAAAAAGCGGTTGCTATCATAGCTACCGGTGCATGTGCAGCATACGGAGGTATACCAAAGGACACTCCATCAAAAGGTGTTGGTGTTGGAAAAATTGTTAAAGGAAAGACGGTAATTAATCTTCCAACATGTCCGGTACATCCCGACCATCTTCTCGGAACCGTGGTTTACTTCTTGACAACCGGGAAGGTACCAGAACTTGACGAGATAGGAAGGCCAAAGATCTATTTTGGCCAGTCCATCCATGACAACTGCAGAAGGAGAGCCCATTTCGATGCGGGAAGATTCCTAACGGACTGGAATGATCCGAACCAAAAGGAATACTGCCTCATCGAAAGGGGCTGTAAAGGTCCGGCAGCGAAATCTGACTGCGCAATCAGAAGATGGAATGACGGGATAAACTTCTGCATAGATTGTGGTGCCCCTTGTGTTGGCTGCTCAGAACCGGGCTTTTACAGCGAGATGTCTCCCATTTACACAGCAGAGAGCGAAACTTCCCGAAAGATTTACGCTATGAAGGAAAAAGGTCTACTATAG
- a CDS encoding AtpZ/AtpI family protein has protein sequence MKENIRSLLSYSSLGIEMGLSVAIGIGMGFFLDKVFRTFPYLTVIFLIFGVVSGFRTVYRVIKRVEKESSEGRDS, from the coding sequence ATGAAGGAAAATATAAGGAGTCTTTTAAGTTACAGTTCTTTGGGAATCGAGATGGGTTTGTCAGTTGCCATTGGGATAGGCATGGGTTTCTTTCTCGACAAAGTTTTTCGGACTTTTCCGTATCTCACCGTTATCTTTTTAATTTTCGGTGTAGTTTCTGGTTTTCGGACAGTATACAGGGTTATAAAAAGAGTGGAAAAGGAAAGCAGTGAAGGAAGAGATAGTTAG
- a CDS encoding ATP synthase subunit I, with amino-acid sequence MKEEIVRDIEKINVGILTIGSIVILLIFQDYRYFLSFALGSAMMSLNFRFLKSIILRSLADSKIEKKGLLIKLPLKFFGLLFAVSLVIVYGDVDILYFVLGLSTVFFSIILSQIPLIKLLFEGGRHKDGT; translated from the coding sequence GTGAAGGAAGAGATAGTTAGAGATATCGAAAAGATAAATGTCGGGATTTTAACCATCGGATCCATCGTTATCCTTCTCATTTTCCAAGATTACCGGTATTTTTTGAGCTTTGCTCTCGGAAGCGCGATGATGAGTCTCAATTTCCGGTTCCTCAAATCGATAATCCTTCGAAGTCTTGCGGACTCCAAAATAGAAAAAAAGGGATTACTTATAAAGCTTCCTCTAAAATTTTTTGGGCTTCTTTTTGCGGTTTCACTCGTTATTGTGTATGGTGATGTGGATATCTTATACTTCGTCCTTGGCCTTTCTACAGTGTTTTTCTCTATTATCCTTAGTCAGATCCCCTTAATAAAGCTTCTCTTCGAGGGAGGAAGACACAAAGATGGAACATGA
- the atpB gene encoding F0F1 ATP synthase subunit A: protein MEHEAFTWASLIPFLKDLPPHVSNAIVVSAILIFVVACGYRQLKRTEDEIVPEPKFTFRNLVEVIVEAISKLVTDSMGPRGREFILIVGTLALFILFNNLSGLVPGFLPATDNVNTTFACSLTVFVLTHYYGFKEHGVKYLRHFTGPFWWLAPLMVPIEIIGHLARPLSLGLRLFGNITGDHLVTAIFFGLIPLIIPLPVMFLGLFVAFVQTFVFILLSMAYFSGAISHEEH from the coding sequence ATGGAACATGAAGCTTTTACGTGGGCATCTCTCATTCCTTTCTTGAAGGACCTCCCGCCCCATGTGTCAAACGCCATAGTTGTCTCTGCAATACTTATATTCGTTGTAGCCTGCGGTTATAGGCAATTAAAAAGAACCGAGGATGAGATCGTACCTGAACCGAAATTCACCTTCCGAAACCTAGTTGAAGTGATCGTTGAAGCTATCTCCAAACTTGTTACGGATTCGATGGGACCGAGAGGTAGGGAATTCATTTTGATAGTCGGAACTTTGGCCCTTTTTATCCTTTTTAATAACCTTTCTGGCCTTGTGCCTGGATTTTTACCCGCAACCGATAACGTCAATACCACCTTTGCATGTTCCCTCACTGTTTTTGTTTTGACCCATTACTACGGGTTTAAGGAACACGGAGTGAAGTACTTAAGGCATTTTACTGGACCTTTCTGGTGGCTTGCTCCGCTTATGGTCCCTATTGAAATAATAGGTCATTTGGCAAGACCATTATCGTTGGGACTTAGGCTTTTTGGAAACATAACCGGTGACCATCTCGTAACGGCCATATTTTTTGGCCTTATACCACTCATAATACCTCTTCCAGTTATGTTTCTCGGACTATTCGTTGCTTTTGTTCAGACCTTTGTTTTTATACTGCTCTCAATGGCTTACTTTTCTGGAGCCATATCCCATGAAGAACACTAA
- the atpE gene encoding ATP synthase F0 subunit C, which yields MIALAAGFGVAIAAFGGALGQARGIVSALDGIARNPGASGKIVTPMIIGLAMIESLVIYSLVVSLLLIFKL from the coding sequence ATGATCGCTCTTGCCGCTGGGTTCGGGGTCGCCATTGCAGCTTTCGGGGGAGCACTGGGACAGGCAAGGGGAATCGTATCAGCCCTCGATGGTATCGCCCGTAATCCAGGGGCATCCGGAAAAATTGTAACCCCGATGATTATAGGGCTTGCCATGATCGAGTCTCTCGTCATATACTCCCTTGTCGTGTCACTCCTTTTAATATTCAAGCTATGA
- a CDS encoding MFS transporter, translating to MKRSTFASTKENFSVQFKTSRTENSVIKTKSLLFYPFLKRKMLVMSFLGFSSGLPLPLSSGTLQAYLSIFGVDIKTIGIFGLVGLPYTLKFLWAPIFDRFSVPILSRRRGWILLTQIVLAILIFTFPFIDPKAKLRLLGIIAVLLAFISASQDIVVDAYRTDSLKEEERGPGVSLFIMGYRVAMLMAGAGALVLSERIGWQMTYACLSLMMVVGILGTLAGKEEQLSVQICEIKDLVVKPLSAILRREKSLLMLALVILYKLGDAYLGAMTIPFLIRGCGFSPTEVGTIGKAMGILFTIVGAFFGGAIMVRWSLWKALFYFGVLQLVSNFGFVALSIYGKSLTLLVLCVAFENLSGGMGTSAFIAFLMSLCDRAYSATQFALLSSISALGRVIISPSSGFVVDYAGWVPFFIISAAFALPGLFILFIVKDHLGKGEAKLPLQKSS from the coding sequence ATGAAGAGATCTACGTTCGCCTCCACAAAGGAAAACTTCTCTGTGCAGTTCAAGACAAGTCGAACTGAAAACTCCGTTATAAAAACGAAAAGCCTTCTATTTTACCCTTTCTTAAAGAGAAAGATGCTTGTTATGAGTTTTTTAGGTTTCTCTTCTGGGCTTCCTCTACCCCTTAGTTCTGGTACGCTTCAGGCTTATCTTTCGATCTTTGGCGTTGACATAAAGACGATAGGGATATTTGGCCTCGTTGGGCTTCCTTACACATTAAAGTTTCTTTGGGCTCCCATTTTTGACCGTTTCAGTGTTCCTATACTTTCGCGGAGACGGGGATGGATCCTTCTGACACAGATCGTACTTGCTATCTTAATCTTTACCTTTCCTTTTATCGACCCTAAAGCAAAACTAAGGCTTTTGGGAATAATTGCTGTTCTTCTTGCTTTTATCTCTGCATCCCAAGATATCGTAGTCGATGCGTATAGAACTGACTCATTAAAGGAAGAGGAGAGGGGACCAGGCGTCTCTCTCTTTATCATGGGGTACAGGGTAGCCATGCTTATGGCTGGAGCTGGTGCACTTGTCCTCTCAGAAAGAATCGGTTGGCAAATGACTTACGCGTGTCTCTCTTTAATGATGGTTGTGGGTATTTTAGGGACTCTAGCTGGGAAAGAAGAGCAACTTTCAGTTCAAATATGTGAAATTAAAGATTTGGTGGTAAAACCCTTAAGTGCCATTCTTAGGAGAGAAAAATCGCTACTTATGCTAGCATTGGTTATTCTTTACAAACTCGGTGATGCATACCTTGGTGCTATGACTATTCCGTTTCTTATTAGAGGATGCGGCTTCAGCCCAACTGAAGTAGGTACAATCGGGAAAGCTATGGGTATTCTCTTTACTATAGTCGGTGCTTTTTTCGGTGGAGCAATCATGGTAAGATGGAGCCTATGGAAAGCTCTCTTTTACTTTGGGGTTCTTCAGCTGGTATCGAATTTTGGATTTGTTGCGCTTTCGATCTATGGAAAAAGCCTTACACTTCTCGTTCTCTGTGTAGCGTTTGAAAATCTGTCAGGCGGGATGGGAACATCTGCATTTATAGCGTTTCTTATGTCTTTGTGTGACAGAGCCTATAGCGCCACTCAGTTTGCACTTCTTTCGTCGATTTCAGCACTTGGAAGGGTAATTATTTCTCCAAGCTCCGGTTTTGTTGTCGACTACGCAGGCTGGGTTCCCTTCTTTATTATAAGTGCGGCCTTTGCCCTTCCTGGCCTTTTTATTCTTTTTATCGTTAAGGACCATCTAGGGAAAGGAGAGGCAAAATTGCCTCTCCAAAAATCTTCATAG
- the xseA gene encoding exodeoxyribonuclease VII large subunit, giving the protein MAFFWPTRIYTVSELTYEIRKLITSELKDVLVEGEISNLRLYPSGHLYFSLKDQNSVIKCVMFNFLDRYFGEELKDGISVILRGRVDVYEKRGEYQFVVEDVEPRGIGLLALKFELLKRKLKQEGMFDAKWKKRIPLLPEKVGIITSPHGAAIRDMLKIIDRKFCNMHVLIYPVRVQGDESANEIIEGLEYFNRVKEVDVIILARGGGSLEDLAPFNDERLARTIFASKIPVVTGIGHEIDFTIADFVSDLRAPTPTAAADSVVPDKGLLKENLKSLKQRLKRGMELFLEKAKASLLCLFMELRENKVFFERQKIYLDELSNALSVAISEYIKEKRDKLLSFSIRLESLNPESVLRRGYSIAIKKETGKVIKDVDQVALDEEIYVRLHKGKLLCAVQDKSN; this is encoded by the coding sequence ATGGCTTTTTTTTGGCCTACAAGGATATACACCGTCTCGGAGCTTACTTACGAAATAAGAAAATTAATCACTTCAGAGCTTAAAGATGTCCTTGTAGAAGGAGAAATATCCAACCTTAGACTTTACCCGTCTGGTCATCTCTATTTCTCTCTAAAAGACCAAAATTCCGTCATAAAGTGTGTCATGTTCAACTTTTTGGATAGGTACTTTGGAGAGGAGTTAAAAGATGGAATTAGTGTGATTTTAAGAGGAAGAGTCGATGTTTACGAGAAAAGGGGGGAGTATCAGTTTGTGGTTGAAGATGTGGAACCGAGAGGGATTGGACTTTTAGCGCTTAAGTTCGAGCTGCTAAAGAGAAAACTCAAACAAGAAGGAATGTTTGACGCAAAATGGAAAAAAAGGATCCCTCTTCTGCCAGAAAAGGTAGGCATCATAACATCTCCCCACGGAGCTGCAATAAGGGATATGTTGAAAATAATAGATAGAAAGTTCTGCAACATGCACGTTCTAATATACCCCGTTAGGGTTCAGGGAGACGAATCTGCCAATGAAATAATCGAAGGATTGGAATACTTCAACAGAGTAAAAGAAGTCGATGTTATCATCCTTGCCCGAGGCGGTGGTTCTTTAGAAGATCTTGCTCCATTTAACGATGAAAGACTCGCCCGTACGATCTTTGCTTCAAAAATCCCAGTAGTAACAGGAATAGGGCACGAGATTGATTTCACTATAGCAGACTTCGTTTCAGACTTACGGGCACCAACTCCAACTGCGGCTGCCGATTCTGTAGTTCCTGATAAGGGATTACTCAAAGAAAACTTAAAAAGCTTAAAACAGAGGCTTAAAAGGGGTATGGAACTTTTCTTAGAGAAGGCAAAAGCGAGTCTTCTATGTCTATTTATGGAGCTAAGGGAGAACAAAGTTTTCTTTGAAAGGCAAAAGATTTACTTAGATGAGCTGAGTAACGCTCTTTCGGTTGCCATCTCGGAATACATTAAGGAAAAAAGGGACAAGCTCCTTTCTTTCTCCATCAGGCTAGAAAGCTTAAATCCGGAATCTGTTCTAAGAAGGGGCTATAGCATAGCGATCAAAAAAGAGACAGGAAAAGTAATAAAAGACGTAGACCAGGTTGCACTTGATGAAGAGATCTACGTTCGCCTCCACAAAGGAAAACTTCTCTGTGCAGTTCAAGACAAGTCGAACTGA